In Candidatus Desulfatibia profunda, the sequence TTCGCCCTGATACGGCTTCTGGTGGATCAGACCGACAAGGCCGTCGACCTGTTGTCTAAAAATGAATTTATTTTCGACATTATGCCGGTAATGGCCCTTGAGCTTGACAACAAACCCGGCAGTCTGGCCGCCATCGCCACCAAATTCGGCGAAGAAGGCATCAACATCAACTATGTTTACGGTACGGTGTCCTCTCCCGATGAAAAATGCCTGTTCGTCTTCTGCCCCGAAGACATTGAGCTTGCCTCCAAAATCTTCAAAGATTGGTCTTAATACAGATTTCGTTAAATGGTCGATTCGTTGATTGGTTGAGTGGCTGAATATCAATTAACCAATTAACGAATTAACGAAGAACCATTTGACCATTTAACCCATAAACCAGTTAACGATATCTGTAACAAGAATCGGTCGTCAATTTTTTGTTCACCACCGCCAACAATTTAACAGCCGATCTTCTTTTCAAGACCCCGCAGCTTCATTTCTGATTTTTTAACATGGATATCCTTTAACACTATGTTTTTACCGTATTGATATTATATGAGTTTTAATCTTTCTGGATAAATGCATAAGATTTATTTCAAATTGGCATATATATTGCTGACAGACATAAATGCACCATCTCATTTGCCGACCAGCTGAAGTTTTTTAGGAGGGACCCTATGGTACCGATTTTTTTTCCTGCGATCGCGGCAGAAAAAAAAGAAGAAAAAGTACCAATGATTAAAGTAATTCCCGACACTGGCACCGTTTTAGTTGTCGAAGACGAAGAGATTGTCATGAATGTAAACCGAGCAATGCTGGAAAGGTTGGGTTATCGCGTTTTGGAGGCCAAAACCGGGAAGGAAACTAT encodes:
- a CDS encoding amino acid-binding protein yields the protein MVRTEISLFLKNVPGELGRLASLLGNEGINIDALTIQDASSYVQNLFQARGKSLKRIASVASYNSMRKDSAEFALIRLLVDQTDKAVDLLSKNEFIFDIMPVMALELDNKPGSLAAIATKFGEEGININYVYGTVSSPDEKCLFVFCPEDIELASKIFKDWS